The Pseudanabaena galeata CCNP1313 genome includes a region encoding these proteins:
- a CDS encoding putative toxin-antitoxin system toxin component, PIN family — protein sequence MQNNRLVFDTNVTISALMFPNSTPRKVFDLAKSQGVILSSTAIILELNEVLSRRRFERYFSAEERIQFVSKFFADAEIVEIKETVQACRDIKDDKFLELAVNGKANYIITGDQDLLVLHPFQNINIITPNLFLQSFSTN from the coding sequence ATGCAAAATAATCGTTTGGTTTTTGATACCAATGTGACCATCAGCGCTTTGATGTTTCCAAATTCTACACCCAGAAAAGTTTTCGATCTAGCTAAATCCCAAGGAGTAATTTTGTCTTCTACTGCGATAATTCTTGAATTAAATGAAGTGCTTAGTCGCAGAAGATTTGAGCGTTATTTCTCTGCGGAAGAGCGTATTCAGTTTGTCTCTAAGTTTTTTGCTGATGCAGAAATAGTAGAAATCAAAGAAACTGTTCAAGCTTGTCGAGATATCAAAGACGATAAATTTCTAGAACTTGCTGTTAATGGGAAAGCTAATTACATCATTACTGGCGATCAAGATTTATTAGTTTTACATCCCTTCCAAAATATAAATATCATTACCCCAAATCTTTTTCTACAAAGCTTCTCTACCAATTAA
- a CDS encoding CHAT domain-containing protein, producing MKNRFCLILAAIASLSIANATQAQIAVDGTTATQVNGNAIAPTGAGTVNGDNLYHSFSEFNVQQTGVIFNTGNSAVNGADVRNIINRVTGDNPSAILGTIESRQAFPNANLYLMNPNGIVFGQNARLDIGGSFHATTGTGLGFDNGTFNVDKNSLSFPSGDPKTIRFAVSQPAGLINQGNLAVDTGKTITFTGGSIINTGTLTAPSGNIALTSVAGNSQVELRSPDVVLGLQVTNNAIPANWNGKITELPKLAELLTGQIPEANQVVVKADGSLALVSSPAPTDVAVTNGMAIVSGRVDVSSPDSKAGNVGIFGEKVGLVNAQIDASGVLGGGTVLIGGNLQGIGIAPNAFRTFVDRNSKIDVSALLNGDGGTAIVWADQTTRFLGSILAKGGTLSGDGGFVEVSGKQNLDYRGNVNTLAPNGKTGTLLLDPTDINIVNTTGTFFNLTEVDEFSDPDIGTNEIEVGLLSFAGTNITLQATNNINFNTAVTIFTAGVGLTAQAGNNINLNQDLTTTGGNINLLANNGSTATGTGSIQAAAGVTIVTNGGDFNATGFNFSNVSLIDTSSTTGGGNIDINVTGSIDASSSSLLTGVEAPGTGNGGNITLRALGNIQASALQAADGVGATVINGGNVTLDAGGNIAIGTLGSISTRSTAGGRGGNILLNSGGTISVLGTTGINASVSGASASAQAGNVTFNAVGNIITDANITTGINTNNTSGNAGNIIFTSGNNISATGFLLSANLGVGRGGNITVQAITSITTGDLYSASVNGIAGNVLLDPIGDITVNGTILASGLIQGGNVSIATTGGNIRINSTIPANVFGFPTAGCAGASICTASSGGGTGGSIFIRHGGLTPFTIGNASINGTAGFLTTGTSTLEIGRIIPLGNSIFAQGNISIAPSGETTFTPPNILVGVNPVDIETQALLEIKDVMKREVDRFLKEENLEKAFQAIENAYVSELGIFLGESLTPPALSISEAQDILSDVSKRSGSASVLIYPIMLNDRLEILVIPPKELGKPFHRYTNYANEEEIITVLTDYRASLRDTSSLDYLEQAQKLYDWVMRPIDAQLQALKIETVVFVMDSGLRVIPPAALHDGKQFLVERYASANIPALRVTRLEERDRQNTRVLAMGLTEAREGLSALPAVEVEIKTIGTQVLAGTTFLDRDFTVANLQAQRGKAKYGILHLGTHGQFLEDRAKDSYIQFWDGKLRSHQIPSLRFDQPVIDMLTLSACETAVGNNLGISGLAVDSGARSILASLWAVSDVGTAPLMISFYKAFPNALSKATALRQAQLDLLKGKVKIENNQILGIDGLAAIALPKGTENVDIKHPFFWSSFILVGNWL from the coding sequence ATGAAAAATAGATTTTGTCTAATTTTGGCTGCGATCGCATCCTTAAGTATCGCCAATGCGACTCAAGCTCAGATTGCCGTTGATGGCACTACAGCAACTCAAGTAAATGGCAATGCGATCGCCCCAACAGGTGCAGGTACTGTCAACGGTGACAATCTCTATCATAGTTTTAGTGAATTTAACGTACAGCAGACAGGCGTAATTTTTAATACTGGTAACTCTGCGGTGAATGGGGCTGACGTTCGTAACATTATCAATCGCGTTACAGGCGATAATCCCTCAGCAATTTTAGGAACGATTGAAAGCCGTCAAGCTTTCCCTAATGCAAATCTCTATCTGATGAATCCCAATGGAATTGTCTTTGGACAAAATGCCCGCTTAGATATTGGTGGTTCTTTTCATGCGACTACGGGTACAGGCTTGGGCTTTGATAATGGAACCTTTAACGTTGACAAAAATTCCCTTAGCTTTCCCAGTGGCGATCCGAAAACGATTCGTTTTGCTGTCTCTCAACCTGCGGGGCTGATCAATCAAGGCAACTTAGCCGTAGATACTGGCAAAACCATTACCTTCACTGGTGGCAGCATCATCAATACAGGCACATTGACGGCTCCCAGTGGAAATATTGCCTTAACCTCTGTGGCTGGGAATAGCCAAGTTGAGCTGCGATCGCCCGACGTAGTTTTAGGATTGCAAGTGACAAATAATGCTATTCCTGCGAATTGGAATGGCAAGATTACGGAGTTACCCAAGCTAGCAGAGCTACTTACAGGTCAGATACCTGAAGCTAATCAGGTAGTTGTAAAAGCTGATGGCTCTTTGGCTCTAGTCTCAAGTCCTGCGCCTACGGATGTTGCGGTGACCAATGGAATGGCGATCGTATCTGGGAGAGTTGATGTATCTTCTCCAGACTCAAAGGCTGGCAATGTTGGGATCTTTGGTGAAAAAGTAGGATTGGTCAATGCTCAGATTGATGCATCGGGAGTGCTTGGTGGTGGGACAGTTTTAATTGGAGGCAATCTTCAAGGTATTGGTATAGCGCCAAATGCATTCAGAACTTTTGTAGATCGCAATTCTAAAATTGATGTGAGTGCGCTCTTAAATGGAGATGGTGGCACTGCGATCGTCTGGGCAGATCAAACTACAAGATTTCTAGGTTCAATTCTTGCTAAGGGTGGAACTCTGTCTGGTGATGGAGGCTTTGTGGAAGTATCAGGGAAACAGAACCTTGATTATCGTGGTAACGTGAACACCTTGGCTCCCAATGGAAAAACAGGAACTCTACTACTTGATCCGACTGATATTAATATTGTTAATACTACAGGTACATTTTTTAACTTGACTGAGGTAGATGAGTTTAGCGATCCTGATATTGGAACAAACGAAATAGAAGTAGGTCTTCTGAGTTTTGCAGGAACTAATATTACTTTACAAGCAACAAATAACATCAACTTTAATACCGCAGTGACAATTTTTACTGCTGGGGTAGGGCTAACGGCTCAAGCAGGTAACAATATTAACCTCAATCAAGACTTAACAACAACTGGCGGCAATATTAACTTGCTTGCCAACAATGGCTCAACTGCTACGGGTACAGGTTCAATCCAAGCAGCGGCTGGTGTTACGATCGTCACCAATGGGGGGGATTTCAATGCCACAGGTTTTAATTTTAGCAATGTCAGCTTAATTGATACTAGTTCGACCACAGGTGGCGGCAATATTGATATCAATGTTACAGGATCGATTGATGCTAGCTCATCATCACTGCTTACAGGCGTAGAAGCACCTGGAACTGGTAACGGCGGTAACATCACTTTAAGAGCTTTAGGCAATATTCAAGCTAGTGCTTTGCAAGCTGCTGATGGAGTTGGCGCAACGGTAATTAATGGCGGTAACGTAACCCTTGACGCAGGGGGAAATATCGCCATTGGCACGCTTGGCTCGATTTCTACTCGTAGCACCGCAGGCGGTAGAGGCGGTAATATTTTGCTAAATAGTGGCGGCACGATTTCGGTTTTGGGAACCACAGGTATTAATGCAAGCGTTTCAGGTGCTTCCGCGAGCGCTCAGGCAGGTAATGTCACCTTCAATGCAGTTGGAAATATTATCACCGATGCCAATATCACTACGGGTATCAATACCAATAATACCTCTGGTAATGCTGGTAATATCATCTTTACCTCAGGCAACAATATCAGCGCCACAGGTTTTTTGCTGTCGGCAAATTTAGGTGTTGGCAGAGGTGGAAATATAACTGTCCAAGCGATTACCAGTATTACCACTGGCGATCTCTATAGTGCCTCAGTTAATGGTATTGCAGGTAATGTTCTGCTTGACCCCATTGGTGACATTACGGTCAACGGGACTATTTTAGCTTCAGGGTTAATCCAAGGGGGCAACGTCTCCATTGCAACGACAGGCGGCAATATTAGGATCAACAGCACTATCCCCGCAAATGTTTTTGGGTTCCCCACAGCAGGTTGTGCGGGGGCGAGTATCTGCACTGCAAGTTCTGGAGGCGGAACGGGGGGGAGCATCTTTATCCGACATGGTGGACTAACACCTTTTACGATTGGCAACGCAAGCATAAATGGAACCGCAGGATTCTTGACTACTGGCACTTCTACCCTTGAAATTGGCAGAATTATTCCTCTTGGTAATAGCATTTTTGCACAGGGCAACATATCGATCGCCCCTTCAGGTGAAACGACCTTCACGCCACCCAATATTTTAGTTGGTGTAAATCCCGTTGATATAGAGACGCAAGCGCTGCTCGAAATTAAAGATGTTATGAAAAGAGAAGTTGATCGCTTCTTAAAAGAAGAAAACTTAGAAAAAGCATTTCAAGCGATCGAGAATGCCTATGTCTCTGAGCTAGGAATTTTCTTAGGTGAAAGTCTTACCCCTCCAGCATTAAGTATCAGCGAAGCTCAAGACATTTTAAGTGATGTCTCCAAGCGTTCTGGAAGCGCGTCTGTCTTGATCTATCCAATCATGCTGAACGATCGCCTTGAGATTTTGGTAATCCCACCCAAGGAACTGGGCAAACCTTTTCATCGCTACACGAACTATGCCAACGAAGAGGAAATTATTACAGTTTTGACGGATTATCGCGCCAGTCTTCGGGATACAAGTTCACTAGACTATTTAGAGCAAGCTCAAAAACTCTATGACTGGGTAATGCGTCCAATTGATGCTCAATTACAGGCTCTCAAGATTGAAACGGTTGTCTTTGTAATGGACTCTGGTTTACGAGTGATTCCTCCTGCCGCCCTGCATGATGGGAAACAGTTCTTAGTGGAGCGCTATGCCTCAGCAAATATTCCTGCTTTACGGGTAACTAGGTTAGAAGAGCGCGATCGCCAAAACACCCGTGTTCTAGCAATGGGACTGACCGAGGCAAGAGAAGGATTAAGTGCATTACCAGCCGTAGAAGTTGAGATTAAAACGATTGGTACGCAAGTGTTAGCTGGAACTACATTTTTAGATCGCGACTTTACCGTTGCCAATTTGCAAGCGCAACGGGGTAAGGCAAAGTATGGAATTCTCCATTTAGGAACCCATGGTCAATTTTTAGAAGATCGCGCTAAGGATTCCTACATACAATTCTGGGATGGCAAATTGCGATCGCATCAAATTCCCAGCCTTAGGTTTGATCAACCTGTAATCGATATGTTGACCTTGAGTGCCTGTGAAACTGCTGTGGGCAATAATCTTGGTATTAGTGGCTTGGCGGTAGATTCTGGTGCGCGAAGTATTCTTGCTTCTCTGTGGGCCGTTTCCGATGTGGGAACAGCACCTTTGATGATTAGCTTTTACAAGGCTTTCCCCAATGCACTCAGTAAGGCTACGGCTTTAAGACAAGCACAACTTGATTTGTTAAAAGGTAAAGTCAAGATTGAGAACAATCAAATTTTAGGGATTGATGGTTTAGCGGCGATCGCTTTGCCCAAGGGTACTGAAAATGTTGATATCAAACATCCTTTCTTTTGGTCATCTTTTATTTTGGTGGGCAATTGGCTGTAA
- the modB gene encoding molybdate ABC transporter permease subunit, with the protein MDSPTFDFSPFWISLKVAITAIFFTFIFGITAAYSLLEYRGKWKSVLDSIFLAPLVLPPTVVGFLLLQLFGQYGWMGKFLQLFRFNIIFTWYAGVVAAVVVTFPLMYKTAQGAFEQVDGNLIRAAKTLGASEFRAFWQIALPLAFPGILAGAVLAFARGLGEFGATLMLAGNIPKQTTTIPLAIYAAVQAGDNQEAWLWTAIILSMSFSAIAIANLWSNKRERKKEKGKRKKEKIQSSITKPPLPNHHYQSPITNPQKGLFINIIKQLPEFDLQITLHCVDQSIGILGASGTGKSMLLKCIAGMETPSSGRIVVNGKILFDSTNNINLPSRDRHIGFLFQNYALFPHLTVAQNIAFGLPKELPSLQIKQKVSEQLHSIELQGFGDRYPHQLSGGQQQRVALARALVSQPEILLLDEPFSALDTHLRSQMERELISALSNYQGLTLFVTHNIEEAYRICTNLLILDHGQVMRYGKKSDVLENPSNIETARLTGCKNFSRINLISPYHVEAIDWECNLQVNYDATTLTTHIGIRAHHITFLENSVKSDLPNTIPCWLVRTTETPHRMTLYIKLNAPPNHDWDYHLQAEVFKERWLILKEYSQPWKACFDPTQLFLV; encoded by the coding sequence ATGGATTCACCAACCTTTGATTTCTCTCCATTTTGGATATCTTTAAAGGTGGCAATTACTGCCATCTTTTTTACGTTTATTTTTGGAATTACGGCAGCCTATAGTCTCCTTGAATATCGCGGCAAATGGAAATCTGTACTTGATAGCATTTTTCTTGCGCCTTTAGTTTTACCGCCCACCGTGGTCGGCTTTCTATTATTGCAATTATTTGGACAATATGGCTGGATGGGAAAGTTCTTGCAACTCTTCCGTTTCAATATCATCTTCACTTGGTATGCAGGCGTAGTCGCAGCAGTCGTTGTCACCTTTCCACTCATGTATAAGACCGCTCAAGGAGCCTTCGAGCAGGTAGATGGGAATTTAATTCGAGCCGCGAAAACCCTTGGGGCTTCTGAATTTCGAGCCTTTTGGCAAATAGCCTTACCCCTCGCCTTCCCAGGAATTTTAGCAGGAGCGGTGCTTGCCTTTGCTAGAGGCTTAGGTGAATTTGGCGCGACCCTAATGTTAGCGGGTAATATTCCCAAGCAAACCACCACCATTCCCCTCGCCATTTATGCCGCCGTCCAAGCAGGGGATAATCAAGAAGCTTGGCTCTGGACAGCGATTATTTTATCAATGTCGTTTTCAGCGATCGCCATTGCTAATCTCTGGTCAAATAAGAGAGAAAGGAAAAAGGAAAAAGGAAAAAGGAAAAAGGAAAAAATTCAATCCTCGATTACCAAACCACCATTACCAAACCACCATTACCAATCCCCAATTACTAATCCTCAAAAAGGCTTATTCATCAATATCATCAAACAGTTACCTGAGTTTGATTTGCAAATTACTTTACACTGTGTTGATCAATCAATCGGCATTTTGGGGGCATCAGGTACAGGTAAAAGTATGCTGCTCAAGTGCATTGCAGGGATGGAAACTCCATCAAGTGGGCGGATTGTAGTTAATGGGAAGATTTTATTTGATAGTACTAACAATATTAATTTACCTAGTCGCGATCGCCATATTGGTTTTCTATTCCAAAATTACGCACTATTTCCACATCTGACGGTCGCACAAAATATTGCCTTTGGTTTGCCAAAGGAATTACCATCATTACAAATCAAGCAAAAAGTTTCTGAGCAATTACATAGCATTGAGCTACAGGGATTTGGCGATCGCTATCCCCATCAACTCTCTGGCGGACAGCAGCAAAGAGTTGCTCTAGCAAGAGCGCTAGTCAGTCAACCCGAAATCCTTCTGCTCGACGAACCATTTTCGGCTTTAGATACCCATCTGCGTAGCCAAATGGAACGAGAGCTAATTTCGGCGCTTAGCAATTATCAGGGGCTGACGCTATTTGTCACTCACAACATTGAGGAAGCCTATCGCATCTGTACAAATCTGTTGATTTTAGATCATGGTCAAGTCATGCGATATGGGAAGAAGTCAGATGTTCTCGAAAATCCTTCAAATATAGAAACGGCTAGGCTGACGGGCTGCAAAAACTTTTCACGGATAAACCTGATTTCACCTTATCATGTCGAAGCGATCGATTGGGAATGTAATCTCCAAGTTAACTATGATGCTACAACCCTGACAACGCACATAGGAATTCGCGCCCACCATATTACATTTTTAGAAAATTCAGTCAAAAGTGATTTGCCAAATACGATTCCCTGTTGGTTAGTTCGTACTACAGAAACACCTCATCGTATGACCTTATATATTAAGTTAAATGCTCCTCCCAATCATGATTGGGATTATCATCTACAAGCAGAAGTATTTAAAGAGAGGTGGCTTATTCTCAAGGAATATTCTCAACCGTGGAAAGCTTGTTTTGATCCTACTCAACTTTTTTTAGTCTAA
- a CDS encoding ShlB/FhaC/HecB family hemolysin secretion/activation protein has translation MNQNLKDLIKCSSKALIVSIPSLLISWIGLPSYAQAPSISSPLTRPPESLEPKLPAKPTSPILTPSPSSPSTSSPDEPLPISPNEALIPVKRIEIVGSSILTSVEIATLVAPLENRSVTLRQLQEVADKISQIYQDRNYITSRAVLAPQDIKDGVVKIQVREGALERVDVKRAGNVAGRLNDGYIRDRIQIAGATPLNFAHLEDALQLLRSDPLIGDIRANLTTGSQPNQSILQITLSEAKSFSIRPFFDNYGNTSTGIYRFGVNLQELNLTGNGDSILVGYTRAGSSDVYQLNYQYPINPQGGTLGFNFSAGQNPITEPPFNSLNILTDSQTYELAYRQPLTRSPREEFALGVSLAFENSGSYFDNRSFNFQNFKFDDGRSQSRVLRFSQDYLSRDPVGTWVLRSTFNMGLNVLGATIRNDNSPDGRFLYWGGQVLRVQRLGEDKDTLAFLRLNMQFSGNQLLSLNRFSIGGSQSIRGYRQGQLTGDSGIQASVELQFPMVRNEEGISLVKLLPFVEGGTIWNSSGLNSTTQSLFGIGLGATYQPIRNLLLRFDYGIPLVNVSNAGNNLQDSGLYFSVNASF, from the coding sequence GTGAATCAAAATCTAAAGGATCTAATCAAGTGTAGTAGTAAGGCGCTGATTGTCTCGATACCAAGCTTACTAATTAGTTGGATTGGCTTGCCTAGCTACGCTCAAGCCCCCTCCATATCTTCGCCATTAACCCGTCCCCCAGAATCTCTAGAACCAAAGTTACCAGCTAAACCAACAAGTCCTATTCTCACTCCTTCTCCATCATCACCTTCCACAAGTTCGCCAGACGAACCTTTGCCAATATCACCAAATGAAGCCTTGATTCCAGTTAAACGGATCGAGATCGTGGGAAGTTCAATTCTCACATCAGTAGAAATTGCCACACTAGTAGCACCATTAGAAAATAGATCAGTCACGCTTAGGCAGTTACAAGAAGTTGCGGATAAAATCAGTCAAATCTATCAAGATCGTAATTACATTACTTCTCGTGCTGTTCTTGCACCACAGGATATTAAAGATGGTGTGGTTAAAATTCAAGTACGAGAGGGTGCGTTAGAACGTGTTGATGTCAAACGGGCTGGAAATGTAGCAGGCCGATTAAATGATGGTTATATTCGCGATCGCATCCAAATTGCAGGAGCAACACCTCTCAACTTTGCTCATTTAGAAGATGCCCTGCAATTACTCAGATCTGATCCTTTAATCGGTGACATTAGAGCTAATTTGACTACTGGCAGCCAACCAAATCAAAGCATTTTACAGATCACATTAAGTGAAGCTAAATCTTTTAGTATTCGTCCATTTTTTGATAACTATGGCAATACTTCCACAGGAATCTATCGGTTTGGGGTAAATCTGCAAGAGCTTAACCTTACAGGTAATGGCGACTCAATTTTGGTTGGGTATACTCGTGCTGGTAGCTCCGATGTTTATCAACTTAATTATCAATACCCGATTAATCCCCAAGGCGGAACCCTAGGTTTTAACTTTTCCGCAGGACAAAACCCGATCACTGAGCCACCTTTTAATAGCTTAAATATTCTCACAGATTCCCAAACCTATGAGCTAGCTTACCGTCAACCTTTAACGCGATCGCCCCGTGAAGAGTTTGCGCTTGGCGTTAGTTTAGCTTTTGAGAATAGCGGCTCCTATTTTGACAATCGGTCATTTAATTTTCAAAATTTTAAGTTTGATGACGGGCGATCGCAGTCTAGAGTTTTGCGATTCAGTCAAGATTATTTAAGCCGCGATCCAGTTGGGACGTGGGTATTACGTTCAACTTTTAATATGGGGTTGAATGTTCTAGGTGCAACGATTCGCAATGATAATTCGCCAGATGGTAGATTCTTGTATTGGGGCGGTCAAGTGTTGAGAGTGCAACGACTGGGTGAAGATAAAGATACCTTGGCATTTTTGCGACTAAATATGCAGTTTTCAGGCAATCAGTTGCTTTCTCTTAATCGTTTTAGTATTGGTGGATCTCAGTCTATTCGTGGCTATCGGCAAGGTCAACTTACAGGTGATAGCGGAATACAAGCTTCTGTAGAATTGCAATTTCCGATGGTACGTAACGAAGAAGGGATATCGCTTGTTAAGCTATTACCTTTTGTCGAAGGTGGCACAATTTGGAATTCGTCAGGTCTCAACTCCACCACGCAATCATTATTTGGAATTGGCTTAGGTGCTACCTATCAACCAATTCGCAACTTATTACTACGTTTTGATTATGGAATTCCTTTGGTAAATGTCTCTAACGCTGGTAATAACTTACAAGATTCGGGATTATATTTCTCTGTAAATGCAAGTTTCTAA
- the aroC gene encoding chorismate synthase → MGSTFGQLFRVTTFGESHGGGVGAIVDGCPPQLELSEADIQIDLDRRKPGQSKIVTPRREDDLAQILSGVFEGKTLGTPIMILVQNKDARSQDYSEMAEKFRPSHADATYQAKYGIRNWQGGGRSSARETIGRVAAGAIAKKILKQAAGVEIIAYVRQVKDMIAPDIDPNTVTMEQVESNILRCPDPVMAEKMIDFIDKIRRDGNSVGGIVECVARNVPVGLGDPVFDKLEADLAKAVMSLPASKGFEIGSGFDGVHLTGREHNDEFYMDGDRLRTRTNNSGGIQGGISNGENIILRVAFKPTATILLEQKTVSVAGEDTTLTGRGRHDPCVLPRAVPMVEAMVALVLCDRYLTQKTVSL, encoded by the coding sequence ATGGGTAGTACATTCGGGCAGTTGTTTCGCGTCACAACATTTGGGGAATCTCACGGCGGGGGCGTGGGCGCGATCGTCGATGGATGTCCACCACAACTTGAGCTTAGTGAAGCTGATATTCAAATTGACCTCGATCGCCGTAAACCAGGGCAAAGCAAAATCGTTACGCCTCGCCGTGAAGACGATCTCGCTCAGATTTTATCAGGCGTATTTGAAGGTAAAACCCTTGGCACACCGATCATGATTTTGGTGCAGAACAAAGATGCTCGTAGTCAAGACTATTCGGAAATGGCTGAAAAATTCCGCCCTTCCCATGCTGATGCCACCTATCAAGCAAAATATGGTATTCGCAATTGGCAAGGCGGTGGTAGATCTTCGGCGCGGGAAACAATCGGACGGGTTGCCGCAGGGGCGATCGCCAAAAAAATCCTCAAACAAGCCGCAGGTGTAGAAATTATCGCCTATGTCAGACAGGTTAAGGACATGATTGCGCCTGATATTGATCCAAATACAGTAACGATGGAACAGGTGGAAAGCAATATTTTGCGCTGTCCTGATCCAGTCATGGCGGAAAAAATGATTGACTTCATCGACAAAATCCGTCGTGATGGCAATTCTGTCGGCGGTATTGTCGAATGTGTGGCGCGAAATGTACCTGTAGGTTTGGGTGATCCTGTGTTTGACAAATTGGAAGCGGATCTTGCCAAAGCGGTGATGTCTTTACCAGCCAGTAAGGGATTTGAGATTGGTTCAGGATTTGATGGTGTTCACTTAACTGGGCGTGAGCATAACGATGAGTTCTATATGGATGGCGATCGCCTTCGCACACGTACTAATAATTCTGGCGGTATTCAAGGCGGTATTTCCAACGGCGAAAATATCATTCTGCGGGTTGCTTTCAAGCCGACAGCGACAATTTTGCTAGAACAGAAAACTGTATCAGTTGCAGGTGAAGATACTACACTCACGGGTCGAGGTCGTCATGATCCCTGTGTATTGCCTCGCGCCGTGCCAATGGTGGAGGCGATGGTGGCTCTAGTATTGTGCGATCGCTATCTCACTCAAAAAACTGTTTCTCTTTAA